The Hymenobacter sp. 5317J-9 genome has a window encoding:
- a CDS encoding energy transducer TonB, protein MRRTLILAGSLLAAGAGPACAQTVLAGPPTVPPAAEATPPAVLAYAELMPAFPGGEEAFRRYLSAKTRYPPEAERLNLSGTVYVRFVVDEEGRIRDVEVVKGIGAGLDEEALRLVRLMPWWTPGRQHGQPVRVQQTLPISFRLR, encoded by the coding sequence ATGCGTCGCACCCTGATTCTAGCGGGCAGCCTGCTGGCGGCGGGCGCTGGCCCGGCCTGCGCCCAAACCGTTTTGGCGGGCCCGCCCACCGTCCCGCCAGCTGCCGAAGCCACGCCGCCGGCCGTGCTGGCCTACGCCGAACTGATGCCGGCCTTTCCGGGCGGCGAAGAAGCCTTCCGCCGCTACCTCAGCGCCAAAACCCGCTACCCGCCCGAGGCCGAGCGGCTCAACCTGTCGGGCACGGTCTACGTGCGGTTTGTGGTGGACGAAGAAGGCCGCATTCGCGACGTAGAAGTGGTGAAAGGCATCGGGGCCGGCCTCGACGAGGAGGCCCTGCGCCTTGTGCGCCTCATGCCCTGGTGGACGCCCGGTCGGCAGCACGGCCAGCCGGTGCGGGTGCAGCAAACGCTGCCCATCAGCTTTCGGCTGCGCTAG
- a CDS encoding S8 family peptidase — MKNALRLFLFLCAIGLAGPGRAQVAPPTIPGRLVLKLRPGHAPAQLEAALSRLGAAGLQQKFPHAQAPSAERPGSVDLRGIYQVEVPAGLALGKARAALLATGAVEYVEPLYIRAPLYQPNDPLADSTLTDITSSQFYLKQIQAYRAWDVTRGDTSLVIAITDGGMRLTHEDLRQQVKHNYADPINGVDDDNDGFVDNFTGWDFANNDNDSGFDPAIYHGTQVAGAAAARVGNGLGMAGLGNLCKFMPLNIYPNTPTGTFGGYEAIVYAADHGCQVINMSWGAIGGYSRFEQDAITYAAVNRDAVVVAAAGNSNSDVLFYPASYDHVLSVSGVQSTDQKSPGATFNHRVDMVAPGLSIVTTYGAQDRDYGAVGGTSFASPLTAAAALLVRKVFPQYTSAQVMARLRQTTDNIDALPVNTAWAGRLGTGRLNVLKALTRTNLQEARVVSSTFAPASAAYLPGDTLRLAVEVQNLLQPVAGLTVTLTSLSPYVVVRQGSFAAGSLATLGRATNAAAPFRLAVAASGIPLNTTATLRYRLTAASGFQYDQYVDLQLNPDYVVLNANDLALTLTSRGNLGYDNLAGTIGTGLSYRGSSNVLSEGGLLLATSPTRVSDRLRTSGGQARQSFFSLAQATRQQPGPRADQEARAAFRDTIPGAGPRVRSVGVAVRQRAYAWATAGRRDFVLLEYSLKNITPDTLKPLYAGIFADWDLPNSDGAGQNAAAWDSTRALGYCYVTGTTTPQAGLALYAGLRLLKGGTPAVYSINNGAPAGAAVRLADGFSPAEKFLTLSSGTARAQRTAGLPGGADVSQVVGTRLAKLAPGDSTTVTFALLVAPTLAQLQTSADAAAQAYATLLPARAAAATAGFEVYPNPATGPLQVELPAQFGVQSVQLTNALGQVVRHQAASGRSLSLSVTGLAPGLYVLQARGAGGLLSRAVLVQ, encoded by the coding sequence ATGAAAAACGCGTTACGCCTGTTCTTATTCCTGTGCGCAATTGGACTGGCCGGGCCAGGCCGGGCGCAGGTCGCGCCGCCCACCATTCCCGGCCGCCTGGTGCTGAAGCTGCGCCCCGGCCATGCCCCGGCCCAACTGGAGGCGGCGCTGAGTCGCCTGGGCGCGGCCGGGCTGCAGCAGAAATTCCCGCACGCCCAAGCGCCCAGCGCCGAGCGCCCCGGCAGCGTGGATTTGCGCGGCATCTACCAGGTTGAGGTGCCGGCCGGCCTTGCGCTGGGCAAGGCCCGAGCCGCGTTGCTGGCCACCGGCGCGGTGGAATACGTGGAGCCGCTCTACATCCGCGCGCCGCTGTACCAGCCCAACGACCCGCTGGCCGATTCCACCCTCACCGACATTACCAGCAGCCAGTTTTACCTGAAGCAGATTCAGGCTTACCGCGCCTGGGACGTGACCCGCGGCGACACCAGCCTGGTCATCGCCATCACCGACGGCGGCATGCGCCTCACCCACGAAGACCTGCGCCAGCAGGTGAAACATAACTACGCCGACCCCATCAACGGCGTCGACGACGACAACGACGGCTTTGTGGACAATTTCACGGGCTGGGATTTTGCCAACAACGACAACGACTCGGGCTTCGACCCCGCCATCTACCACGGCACGCAGGTGGCCGGCGCCGCGGCGGCCCGCGTGGGCAACGGCCTGGGCATGGCCGGCCTGGGCAACCTGTGCAAGTTCATGCCCCTGAACATTTACCCGAATACGCCCACGGGCACATTCGGCGGCTACGAGGCCATTGTGTACGCCGCCGACCACGGCTGCCAGGTCATCAACATGAGCTGGGGCGCCATTGGCGGCTACTCGCGCTTCGAGCAGGACGCCATCACCTACGCCGCCGTGAACCGCGACGCCGTGGTGGTGGCCGCCGCCGGCAACTCCAACTCCGACGTGCTGTTCTACCCCGCCTCCTACGACCACGTGCTGTCGGTGAGCGGCGTGCAAAGCACCGACCAGAAAAGCCCCGGCGCCACCTTCAACCACCGCGTGGATATGGTGGCGCCGGGCCTGAGCATCGTGACCACCTACGGCGCCCAGGACCGCGACTACGGCGCCGTGGGCGGCACCTCGTTTGCCTCGCCCCTCACGGCAGCCGCGGCCCTGCTGGTGCGCAAGGTATTTCCGCAGTACACCTCGGCTCAGGTGATGGCCCGCCTGCGCCAAACCACCGACAACATCGACGCCCTGCCCGTGAACACGGCCTGGGCCGGCCGCCTCGGCACGGGCCGACTGAATGTGCTGAAAGCCCTCACCCGCACCAACCTGCAGGAGGCCCGGGTGGTGAGCAGCACGTTTGCGCCCGCCAGCGCTGCCTACCTGCCCGGCGATACTCTGCGCCTCGCCGTGGAGGTGCAGAACTTGCTGCAGCCGGTGGCGGGCCTCACGGTCACGCTCACCTCGCTCTCGCCCTACGTGGTGGTGCGGCAGGGCAGCTTTGCGGCGGGCAGCCTGGCCACGCTGGGCCGCGCTACTAACGCCGCCGCACCCTTCCGGCTGGCCGTGGCCGCCAGCGGCATTCCCCTCAACACCACGGCCACGCTGCGCTACCGCCTTACAGCTGCTAGCGGTTTCCAGTACGACCAGTACGTGGACCTGCAGCTCAACCCCGACTACGTGGTGCTGAACGCCAATGACCTGGCCCTGACCCTCACCAGCCGCGGCAACCTGGGCTACGACAACCTGGCCGGCACCATCGGCACGGGCCTGAGCTACCGCGGCAGCAGCAACGTGCTGAGTGAGGGCGGCCTGCTGCTGGCCACCAGCCCCACCCGCGTGTCGGACCGCCTGCGCACCAGCGGCGGGCAGGCGCGGCAGTCGTTTTTCAGCCTGGCGCAGGCCACTCGCCAGCAGCCCGGCCCCCGCGCCGACCAGGAAGCCCGCGCGGCCTTCCGCGACACCATTCCTGGCGCCGGGCCGCGGGTGCGCAGCGTGGGCGTGGCCGTGCGCCAACGGGCCTACGCCTGGGCCACGGCCGGCCGCCGCGACTTTGTGCTGCTGGAATACTCCCTCAAAAACATCACGCCTGACACGCTTAAGCCGCTGTATGCGGGCATCTTCGCCGATTGGGACCTGCCCAACTCCGACGGCGCTGGCCAAAACGCGGCCGCCTGGGACAGCACCCGCGCCTTGGGCTACTGCTACGTGACGGGCACGACCACACCCCAGGCGGGGCTGGCCCTCTACGCTGGCCTGCGGCTGCTGAAGGGCGGCACGCCGGCCGTCTACTCTATCAACAACGGGGCCCCGGCCGGCGCGGCCGTGCGCCTGGCCGATGGGTTTTCGCCCGCCGAAAAATTCCTAACCCTGAGCAGCGGCACCGCCCGGGCCCAGCGCACCGCCGGCCTGCCCGGCGGCGCCGACGTGTCGCAGGTAGTGGGCACGCGCCTGGCCAAGCTCGCGCCCGGCGACTCCACCACCGTAACCTTTGCCCTGCTGGTGGCCCCCACCCTGGCCCAATTGCAAACCAGCGCCGATGCCGCGGCGCAGGCTTACGCGACCTTGCTGCCCGCGCGCGCCGCGGCGGCCACGGCTGGTTTCGAGGTATATCCCAACCCCGCCACCGGGCCGTTGCAGGTAGAATTGCCCGCCCAGTTTGGCGTCCAGAGCGTGCAGCTGACCAATGCCTTGGGCCAGGTAGTGCGGCACCAGGCAGCCAGTGGGCGCAGCCTGAGCCTGAGCGTGACGGGCCTGGCGCCGGGCTTGTACGTGCTGCAGGCACGGGGCGCGGGCGGCCTACTCTCCCGGGCCGTGCTGGTGCAGTAA
- a CDS encoding glycoside hydrolase family 15 protein — protein MSDSLPTSAAKHTYDMGLIGNCAFLGLIKMDTSVAWLCWPRFDSSFVFGSLLDTKKGGEYSVKPAHGEFQATQYYLENTNVLCTEIEAADGSYRVTDFAPRFAQYDRYYKPLMFIRKLEPLAGSPRVRVVCDPVGEYGQKQLARRRSSNHIAYLGLEEEIRLTTNIPLTYILEGEDFALNETKYLVLTYGAPLEAPLESTVEQFLRSTVDHWRKWVKSTSIGDFFQAQVIRSALALKVHQYEDTGAIIAASTTSLPEAPGSTRNWDYRYCWMRDTYYILTAFSNIGHFEEMERYFHYIANISTKIKGKYQPLYGISGASELVEQELDLEGYLGNQPVRIGNDAYTHIQNDVYGQVLVALLPLYVDQRFVNPERSAPEKLVYEALNFIESTMDLPDAGLWEFRHIAQFHCYTYLFHWAGCHAAGHVARKLGNAEMEVRAERLLAEATRRIEACLDEKRGVYTNAIGSPHLDASTLQLILMGYLDPASELASTHLAALEKELKTPEGLFYRYRHPDDFGTPETTFLICSFWYVEALACVGRVDDAIREFEKLTRYTNHLGLLSEDVDAKTGSQWGNFPQAYSHVGLMNAAYRISKKLDKPSFV, from the coding sequence ATGTCTGATTCCCTGCCAACTTCCGCCGCCAAGCACACCTACGATATGGGCCTGATTGGCAACTGCGCCTTTTTGGGTTTGATAAAAATGGATACCTCCGTGGCTTGGCTGTGCTGGCCGCGCTTCGACAGCAGCTTTGTGTTTGGCAGCCTGCTCGACACCAAAAAGGGCGGTGAATACAGCGTGAAGCCGGCCCATGGCGAATTTCAGGCCACGCAGTACTACCTGGAAAACACCAACGTGCTGTGCACCGAGATTGAGGCCGCCGACGGCAGCTACCGCGTCACGGACTTTGCGCCGCGCTTTGCGCAATACGACCGGTACTACAAGCCGCTGATGTTCATTCGGAAGCTGGAGCCGCTGGCCGGCTCGCCCCGCGTGCGGGTGGTGTGCGACCCCGTGGGCGAGTACGGCCAGAAGCAGCTGGCCCGCCGCCGCAGCTCCAACCACATTGCCTACCTAGGGCTGGAAGAAGAAATTCGCCTCACCACCAACATCCCGCTCACCTACATTCTGGAGGGCGAGGATTTTGCCCTCAACGAAACCAAGTACCTCGTGCTCACCTACGGCGCCCCGCTGGAGGCCCCCCTGGAAAGCACGGTGGAGCAGTTTCTGCGCAGCACCGTGGACCACTGGCGCAAGTGGGTGAAGAGCACCAGCATCGGCGACTTTTTTCAGGCGCAGGTCATCCGCTCGGCCCTGGCCCTGAAGGTGCACCAGTACGAAGACACGGGCGCCATCATTGCGGCCAGCACCACCAGCCTGCCCGAGGCGCCCGGCAGCACCCGCAACTGGGACTACCGCTACTGCTGGATGCGCGACACCTATTACATCCTCACGGCCTTCAGCAACATTGGCCACTTTGAGGAAATGGAGCGGTATTTTCACTACATCGCCAACATTTCGACCAAAATCAAGGGCAAGTACCAGCCGCTTTATGGCATCAGCGGTGCCTCGGAGCTGGTGGAGCAGGAACTGGACCTGGAAGGCTACCTGGGCAACCAGCCGGTGCGCATCGGCAACGACGCCTACACCCACATTCAGAACGACGTGTACGGGCAGGTGCTGGTGGCCCTGCTGCCGCTCTACGTCGACCAGCGCTTTGTGAACCCCGAGCGCAGCGCCCCCGAAAAGCTGGTGTACGAGGCCCTGAACTTCATCGAAAGCACCATGGACCTGCCCGACGCCGGCCTGTGGGAGTTCCGGCACATTGCGCAGTTTCACTGCTACACCTACCTCTTTCACTGGGCCGGTTGCCACGCCGCCGGCCACGTGGCCCGCAAGCTGGGCAACGCCGAGATGGAGGTGCGCGCCGAGCGCCTGCTGGCCGAAGCCACGCGCCGCATCGAAGCTTGCTTGGACGAAAAGCGCGGTGTGTACACCAACGCCATCGGCTCGCCGCACCTCGACGCCAGCACCCTGCAACTCATCCTGATGGGCTACCTCGACCCCGCTTCGGAGCTGGCCAGCACCCACCTGGCGGCGCTCGAAAAGGAGCTGAAGACGCCAGAAGGCCTGTTTTACCGCTACCGGCACCCCGACGATTTCGGCACGCCCGAAACCACCTTCCTTATCTGCTCTTTCTGGTACGTGGAGGCTCTGGCTTGCGTGGGCCGGGTCGATGACGCCATCCGGGAGTTTGAAAAGCTCACGCGCTACACCAACCACCTGGGCCTGCTCTCGGAAGACGTAGATGCCAAAACCGGCTCGCAGTGGGGCAACTTCCCGCAGGCCTACAGCCACGTGGGCCTGATGAACGCCGCGTATCGCATTTCTAAAAAGCTCGACAAGCCCAGCTTCGTGTAG
- a CDS encoding Y-family DNA polymerase yields MYALVDCNNFYVSCERVFAPHLEKKPVVVLSNNDGCLISRSQEAKDLGLKMGEPYHLSRPLLEQHQVKVFSSNYALYGDMSRRVVQVLSGFTSEVEVYSIDEAFLNFSGLKWLTKGVDLAKYGQRVLETVRCHTGIPTCVGIAPTKTLAKLANRRARLHGTNGVLLLETPTQWEAALAEVSVDTIWGVGRRYARKLLDMGIDTGLKLANMPEHWMRKHMGGVVGQRLWRELHGQPCLEWNPAEWDDEDQLHPASASRHSVTCTRSFGRPQHDDAVLSEAVATFTAKAAEKLRRHGLAAHLVTVILGTDRFAPGAEPKTHTAVVSLPASSSDTTRLTQAALLGLRRLRRPGTAYSRAGVLFSGLEPEGQGQLGLFSGTAADRQRSQKLMQTLDGLNARFGRQLVRLAAQGVAKNAAGQVQQPSWAGRSAHRSPLYTTGWNELWEVR; encoded by the coding sequence ATGTACGCCCTCGTCGACTGCAATAATTTCTACGTGTCCTGCGAGCGGGTTTTTGCGCCGCACCTGGAGAAAAAGCCCGTGGTGGTGCTGTCGAACAACGACGGCTGCTTGATTTCGCGCTCTCAGGAAGCCAAGGATTTGGGCTTGAAAATGGGGGAGCCTTACCATTTGTCGCGCCCGCTGCTGGAGCAGCACCAGGTGAAGGTGTTTTCGTCGAACTACGCGCTCTACGGCGATATGAGCCGTCGTGTGGTGCAGGTGCTCAGCGGCTTCACCTCGGAGGTAGAAGTGTATTCCATCGACGAGGCCTTCCTGAATTTTAGCGGGCTGAAGTGGCTAACCAAAGGCGTCGACCTAGCGAAGTACGGGCAGCGTGTCCTCGAAACGGTCAGGTGCCACACCGGCATCCCCACCTGTGTGGGCATCGCGCCCACCAAAACCCTGGCCAAGCTGGCCAACCGCCGCGCCCGCCTGCACGGCACCAATGGCGTGCTGCTGCTGGAAACCCCCACCCAATGGGAGGCGGCCCTGGCCGAGGTGTCGGTCGATACCATCTGGGGGGTGGGCCGGCGCTACGCCCGCAAGCTGCTGGACATGGGCATCGACACCGGGCTCAAGCTGGCCAACATGCCCGAGCACTGGATGCGCAAGCACATGGGCGGCGTGGTGGGCCAGCGCCTGTGGCGCGAGCTGCACGGCCAGCCCTGCCTGGAGTGGAACCCGGCCGAGTGGGACGACGAAGACCAGCTGCACCCCGCCAGCGCCAGCCGCCACAGCGTGACGTGCACCCGCTCCTTTGGCCGCCCCCAGCACGACGACGCCGTGCTGAGCGAAGCCGTGGCCACCTTCACCGCCAAAGCCGCCGAGAAGCTGCGCCGGCACGGCCTGGCCGCCCACCTGGTGACCGTGATACTGGGCACCGACCGGTTTGCGCCGGGCGCCGAGCCCAAGACCCACACGGCCGTAGTGAGCCTGCCGGCCAGCTCCAGCGACACCACGCGGCTAACCCAAGCCGCCCTGCTGGGCCTGCGGCGGTTGCGCCGCCCCGGCACCGCCTACAGCCGCGCCGGCGTGCTTTTCAGCGGCCTCGAGCCGGAAGGGCAGGGGCAGCTGGGGCTGTTTTCGGGCACGGCCGCCGACCGGCAGCGCAGCCAGAAGCTGATGCAGACGCTGGACGGCCTGAATGCCCGCTTTGGCCGGCAGCTGGTGCGGCTGGCGGCGCAAGGCGTGGCCAAAAATGCGGCCGGCCAAGTGCAGCAGCCGTCGTGGGCGGGCCGTTCGGCCCACCGCTCGCCGCTGTATACCACGGGCTGGAATGAGCTGTGGGAGGTGCGCTAA
- the umuD gene encoding translesion error-prone DNA polymerase V autoproteolytic subunit: MLTSLHDFIAASLLTTRELPLFGCPVPAGFPSPADDHLDGPFDLTRHLFRHPASTFLARVSGDSMIGAGIHPGDLVAVDRALRPKHGSIVVAVVDGEHTIKRLQERGGQPWLVAENARYAPVAVSQEAGLFVWGVVTHVIHSLGEHQIATIR, translated from the coding sequence ATGCTTACATCACTACACGATTTTATTGCGGCTTCTCTGCTCACCACTCGGGAATTGCCGCTGTTCGGTTGCCCCGTGCCGGCGGGCTTCCCCTCGCCGGCCGACGACCACCTCGACGGGCCCTTCGACCTGACCAGGCACCTGTTCCGGCACCCGGCGTCCACGTTCCTGGCTCGCGTCAGCGGCGATTCCATGATTGGGGCCGGCATTCACCCCGGCGACCTCGTGGCCGTCGACCGGGCCCTGCGGCCCAAACACGGCAGCATCGTGGTGGCCGTGGTGGATGGCGAGCACACCATCAAGCGCCTGCAGGAGCGGGGCGGCCAGCCGTGGCTGGTGGCCGAAAACGCGCGATATGCTCCCGTGGCCGTCAGTCAGGAGGCAGGGCTGTTTGTGTGGGGCGTGGTCACGCACGTCATCCACTCACTGGGCGAGCACCAAATCGCCACCATCCGATAG
- a CDS encoding TIGR02117 family protein, with the protein MPSILQKALKMAAYAAVGLSGTVAAYLSAAFVLSHIAVPKADPNAAPDVPVFLHTNGVHTDIVVPVQTAQMDWSRLLPYSNIPSGDTSLRYIAFGWGDKGFYLDTPTWADLKFSTAFVAAFWLGSSAVHATYLPTPTPGPDTVPLHLSHAEYARLIRYIQTSFRYDAVGRVQHIKGHSYGPDDAFYEARRVYSFAYTCNTWTNNALKASGQRACLWTPSDKGIFYQYGR; encoded by the coding sequence ATGCCTTCTATTTTACAAAAAGCGCTGAAAATGGCCGCCTACGCCGCCGTGGGCCTCAGCGGCACGGTAGCCGCCTACCTGTCGGCGGCGTTTGTGCTTTCGCACATCGCCGTGCCCAAAGCCGACCCCAACGCCGCGCCCGACGTGCCCGTGTTTCTGCACACCAACGGCGTGCACACCGACATCGTGGTGCCCGTGCAAACCGCTCAGATGGACTGGAGCCGGCTGCTGCCCTACAGCAACATCCCATCCGGCGACACCTCCCTGCGCTACATCGCCTTCGGTTGGGGCGACAAGGGCTTTTACCTCGACACGCCCACCTGGGCCGACCTTAAGTTCAGCACCGCCTTCGTGGCGGCGTTCTGGTTGGGCTCCTCGGCCGTGCACGCCACCTACCTGCCCACCCCCACGCCCGGCCCCGATACGGTGCCGCTCCACCTCAGCCACGCCGAGTACGCCCGCCTCATCCGCTACATCCAAACCAGCTTTAGGTATGATGCTGTCGGCCGCGTGCAGCACATCAAAGGCCACAGCTACGGACCGGACGACGCTTTTTACGAAGCCCGCCGCGTCTACAGCTTCGCCTACACCTGCAACACCTGGACCAACAACGCCCTCAAAGCCAGCGGCCAACGCGCCTGCCTCTGGACGCCTTCCGACAAGGGCATTTTTTATCAGTACGGCCGCTAG